GTCGTTTAGATAGAGAAATTGAGATACCAGTaccaaacaaacaacaacgtTTAGACATTCTAAAATTATATTGTTCAAAATTACCAATCTCACCAACTCCTTCCAATTTATTAGATCAAATAGCTGATGAAACCGTTGGTTATGTTGGTGCAAATATTCAATTCCTTTGTAGAGATTCTGCATTTATtgcattttcaaaatataatttattaaagtatcaaaataatgaacaaaatgaaaatgaaaatgaaaaaaaataccttattgaaattgaagattttagagaatcaattaaaaataatccagcatcaattttaaaaggtGAACATTTAGTTGAGAATATTAGTAATGTAAGTTGGGATGATATAGGTGGTTTGGATGATATAAAAGAAGAATTGAGACAAGCTATAGAATGGCCAAATCTTTACAAGGAGTCATTTGAAAAGTTTGGATTATCACCACCAAAAGGTATCATTTTGTATGGTCCACCAGGTTGTTCAAAAACTACACTGGTCAAAGCAGTGGCATCAAGTTCGAAATTATCATTTCTATCACTAAGTGGTGCAACTATTTTTTCACCTTATTTAGGTGACTCTGAACAAACAATTAgggatatttttaaaaaggcCAGACAAACAACTCCATCAATACTATTTTTCGATGAAATTGATGCAATTGTTTCAAAAAGAAATCTTTCAGATAATTCTAGTGGTGATAATGCACAGTCAAGAGTGTTgtcaacatttttaaatgaaatggaTGGTGTTGAACAATTGAATGGtgtaattgtaattggtGCAACCAATAGATTAGATATGATCGATAATGCATTACTCAGACCTGGAAGATTCGATAAAATATTGGAAATCAAATTACCAGATCAATTATCaagattaaaaattttaaaaattaaaacaaaatcaatacCACTCTCAGATaatgttaatttaattgaaatctcaaatttaacaaatgGTTTCAGTGGTGCTGATCTTGAAAATCTGTGTAGAGAAGCTTCATTTCAATCTTTAAGAagagatttattaaatggttTTGTTGAAAtgtatgattttttaaattgtttatcaaaaattaataatcaatcaaaaaatttagaaaataaaatctaaaaataaattaatcactcaataaaaaaaaataaaaaaaaaaataaaataaaataattaaaaaaacgaaaacaattaaattttattttttttgaattatttttttaatttttcgtttattcgttttttttttttttttttttttcgaaagTTGCGactataaaaatttttttattttttttatttttctttttttttttttttcattaaatacaCTTTATCTTTCattcttatttatttttttttttttaataaaaagaagaGCGTGAAGCATATTTTCTATAGTATACCacttatattttatttaaaatggtaatgtatttaataataattaaaaattttacactttattttaaaattaacatattattaatttatttatttaatttttttattatatataaaataggCCGATTCTTCAAATAACGAAAAAGCTAAACCATTAGCTGATAGCAAACTTACTCTTACCATTTTGGATCTTATTCAACAATCAAACAATTTAGGCCAATTAAAGAAAGGTGCTAACGAATGTACCAAAGCCGTTTCACGTAGTACTgctgaatttgttgttttagCCGCTGATGCTGAACCattagaaattttattacACATTCCATTATTATGTGAAGATAAGAATATTCCATACGTTTTCGTTTCAAGCAAATCCGAACTCGGTAGAGCTTGTGATGTTTCAAGACCAGTTGTTGCTTGTGCTGTTACTGTCGATGATAAGAGTCAATTGAAATCTCAAATCACTAACGTTAAAGATTCATTAGACAGATTATGGATCGTTTAAATTCGATTCATTtcatgtattttttttataatacaaATGTGTACATATATACATCAAAATTatctaaattttaattttttttttttt
This region of Dictyostelium discoideum AX4 chromosome 3 chromosome, whole genome shotgun sequence genomic DNA includes:
- the nhp2l1 gene encoding U4/U6 small nuclear ribonucleoprotein; the protein is MADSSNNEKAKPLADSKLTLTILDLIQQSNNLGQLKKGANECTKAVSRSTAEFVVLAADAEPLEILLHIPLLCEDKNIPYVFVSSKSELGRACDVSRPVVACAVTVDDKSQLKSQITNVKDSLDRLWIV